In one Deinococcus sp. QL22 genomic region, the following are encoded:
- a CDS encoding sugar ABC transporter ATP-binding protein: MTQTEPLLRLEGIHKAFSGVPALTDASLTVSAGEIHALIGQNGAGKSTLIKVLTGAYRRDSGVIRFGGQEVDFASPQAAQLGGISTIYQEVNLIPYLSLSENIFLGRERRRGPFLDWGRMNREARTLLERFDVQADVTRPLMGFSVAVQQMVAIARAVSIDSRLVIMDEPTSSLDDREVETLFGVIRQLGASSVAVVFVSHRLDELYAVCSGVTIMRDGRTVERRAMTDISKLELVASMLGKEPGELRRQGETAFVKNHNQKGEELLEVRGARSGPALRSASLDVRKGEIVGLAGLLGSGRTETARVVFGADALAGGEIKIAGQAANLRSPADAIRAGFGFCSEDRKIEGIVPDQSVRENLTLALLPELSRRGIVDTAKQNEIVERFIRRLGIKTTGPDQKIRELSGGNQQKVLLARWLCMNPKLLILDEPTRGIDVGAKGEIQALLSELAAGGLGVLMISSELEELAEGCDRVVVMRDGSSVAELTGEGLTQDHLMGVMAHGAADADAAPSPPHGGSHV; encoded by the coding sequence GTGACCCAGACTGAACCGCTGCTCCGGTTGGAGGGCATCCACAAAGCGTTTTCAGGCGTGCCTGCCCTGACAGACGCTTCTCTTACGGTCAGCGCTGGAGAAATTCACGCCCTGATCGGCCAGAACGGGGCGGGCAAATCTACCCTGATCAAGGTGTTGACCGGAGCCTACCGCCGCGACAGTGGCGTGATCCGCTTTGGCGGCCAGGAGGTCGATTTCGCCTCGCCGCAAGCCGCACAACTCGGCGGCATTTCCACCATTTATCAGGAAGTGAACCTGATTCCGTACCTGTCGCTCAGCGAAAACATCTTTTTAGGACGCGAGCGGCGGCGCGGCCCGTTTCTGGACTGGGGCCGCATGAACCGCGAGGCCCGCACGCTGCTGGAACGATTCGACGTGCAGGCCGACGTGACCCGCCCGCTGATGGGCTTTAGCGTGGCCGTGCAACAGATGGTGGCGATCGCCCGCGCCGTGTCCATCGACAGCCGCCTCGTGATCATGGACGAACCGACATCCTCGCTGGATGACCGCGAAGTCGAAACCCTGTTTGGCGTGATTCGGCAACTGGGGGCCAGCAGTGTTGCGGTGGTGTTCGTCTCTCACCGACTGGACGAACTGTACGCGGTGTGCAGCGGCGTGACCATCATGCGCGATGGCCGCACCGTGGAGCGGCGCGCCATGACCGACATCAGCAAGCTGGAACTGGTGGCCAGCATGCTGGGCAAGGAACCCGGTGAACTGCGGCGACAGGGCGAAACGGCTTTCGTAAAGAACCACAACCAGAAAGGCGAGGAATTGCTGGAGGTGCGCGGCGCACGCTCTGGCCCGGCGCTGCGGAGTGCCTCGCTGGACGTGAGAAAGGGCGAGATCGTGGGACTTGCGGGGCTGTTGGGGTCAGGCCGCACCGAAACCGCCCGCGTGGTGTTTGGAGCCGACGCGCTGGCAGGCGGAGAAATAAAAATCGCGGGTCAGGCCGCCAATTTGCGCTCGCCCGCCGACGCGATCCGGGCAGGCTTCGGCTTTTGCTCGGAAGACCGCAAGATAGAAGGCATCGTGCCCGACCAATCGGTGCGTGAAAACCTGACGCTGGCGCTGCTGCCCGAACTGTCGCGCCGCGGAATTGTGGATACGGCCAAGCAGAATGAAATCGTGGAGCGCTTTATTCGGCGGCTGGGGATCAAGACCACTGGCCCCGATCAAAAAATCAGGGAACTGTCGGGCGGCAATCAGCAAAAAGTGCTGCTGGCCCGCTGGCTGTGCATGAATCCCAAGCTCCTGATTCTGGACGAACCCACACGTGGAATAGACGTGGGGGCCAAAGGTGAAATTCAGGCCCTGCTGAGTGAACTTGCGGCGGGCGGGCTGGGCGTACTGATGATTTCCAGCGAACTGGAAGAACTGGCCGAGGGCTGTGACCGCGTGGTGGTCATGCGCGACGGCTCCAGCGTGGCCGAACTGACCGGAGAGGGGCTGACCCAAGATCACCTGATGGGCGTGATGGCGCACGGCGCGGCAGATGCGGACGCGGCACCATCCCCTCCACACGGCGGTTCCCATGTCTGA
- a CDS encoding ABC transporter permease, translating into MSDGTTTPPLRPPAPAQNSSRRPSIPLLGPILALLALLLFNIFFTPNFLTAQTLNVNLTQVATIVIVGVGMTLVIATAGIDLSVGALMAIAGALAPMLFLNPPLGSPALGVALAFVLPVLAAGAFGTFNGLLVTRFMIQPFIATLVLFIAGRGIAQVLTNGQLQTFSNKSFQVIGLGRPFGIPVQVIVMLVVVAIFAWVMARTVFGRQILAVGGNERAARLSGVPVNRIKLAVYGISGLLSGIAGLIVISINSSSDANQVGLNMELDAIAAVAVGGTALTGGRATIVGTLLGALIIQLIRYTLLARGVPDAAALVVKAGIILLAVYVQRQRR; encoded by the coding sequence ATGTCTGACGGAACCACCACACCTCCGCTGCGGCCCCCGGCTCCGGCCCAGAACAGTTCCCGCCGCCCCTCTATTCCGCTGCTCGGCCCCATTCTGGCGTTACTTGCCCTGCTGCTGTTCAATATCTTTTTTACGCCCAATTTCCTCACTGCCCAAACGCTGAACGTGAACCTGACCCAGGTGGCGACGATTGTGATCGTGGGCGTGGGCATGACGCTGGTGATCGCCACAGCGGGCATAGACCTGTCGGTGGGGGCGCTGATGGCGATTGCCGGAGCGCTGGCTCCGATGCTGTTCCTCAATCCACCTCTGGGCAGTCCGGCGCTGGGCGTGGCGCTGGCCTTTGTGCTGCCCGTGCTGGCCGCCGGAGCTTTCGGAACGTTCAACGGTCTGCTGGTCACGCGCTTTATGATTCAGCCGTTTATCGCCACGCTGGTGCTGTTCATCGCGGGGCGCGGCATTGCACAGGTGCTCACTAACGGGCAACTCCAGACCTTTTCCAACAAATCCTTTCAGGTCATTGGGCTGGGGCGGCCTTTCGGAATTCCGGTGCAGGTGATCGTGATGCTGGTGGTGGTCGCCATCTTCGCGTGGGTCATGGCCCGCACGGTATTCGGACGGCAGATTTTGGCGGTGGGCGGCAACGAACGCGCCGCACGGCTGTCGGGCGTGCCCGTGAACCGCATCAAGCTGGCGGTGTACGGCATCAGCGGGCTGCTGTCGGGCATCGCCGGATTGATCGTCATCTCCATCAATTCCTCCTCGGACGCCAATCAGGTGGGCCTGAACATGGAGCTGGACGCGATTGCAGCGGTGGCGGTGGGCGGCACGGCACTGACCGGGGGCCGCGCCACCATCGTGGGCACGTTGCTGGGCGCACTGATTATTCAACTGATCCGCTACACCCTGCTGGCACGCGGCGTACCCGACGCGGCGGCGCTGGTGGTCAAAGCAGGCATCATCTTGCTGGCCGTGTATGTGCAGCGGCAACGGCGATAA